One Sphingomonas sp. OV641 DNA segment encodes these proteins:
- the atpD gene encoding F0F1 ATP synthase subunit beta yields MGVIPSIARLGRIAALRGPVLDVEFDEGPLPAVNEALRIDAASGPLVAEVQSHIDDRTVRAVALQPTSGLARNVGVVALGAPIAVPVGDKVLGRLLTPTGQVGDGGAPLGPDVPLRPIHRAPPPLDEQSAATAMFETGIKVIDLLAPLAQGGKAAMFGGAGVGKTVLVMELINAMVARYEGVSVFAGIGERSREGHELLTDMRGSGVIDKTVLVFGQMNEPPGARWRVGLTALTIAEHFRDEQKRNVLLLMDNVFRFVQAGSEVSGLLGRMPSRVGYQPTLASEVAALQERIASVHGAAVTAIEAVYVPADDFTDPAVTAISAHLDSSILLSRAMAAEGIYPAVDPLESSSILLDPQVVGDHHYALAQQARETIAHYRELQDIISLLGIEELGREDRLIVGRARRLQRFLTQPFMVTQAFTGQAGRSVALADTLKGVAAILSGETDDWPESAFYMVGDIEEARSRVGQGA; encoded by the coding sequence ATGGGCGTGATACCGTCCATAGCCAGGCTCGGCCGGATTGCGGCGCTCCGCGGTCCCGTCCTCGATGTCGAGTTCGACGAAGGGCCGCTGCCCGCAGTCAATGAAGCACTGCGCATCGATGCGGCGTCAGGCCCGCTGGTCGCGGAAGTGCAGAGCCATATTGATGATCGGACCGTCCGCGCCGTCGCGCTTCAGCCGACCTCCGGTCTGGCGCGCAATGTCGGCGTGGTGGCCTTGGGCGCACCCATCGCGGTTCCGGTCGGAGACAAGGTTCTTGGGCGGCTCCTTACGCCGACCGGGCAGGTGGGGGACGGCGGCGCGCCGCTCGGACCGGATGTGCCATTGAGGCCGATCCATCGCGCACCCCCACCGCTCGACGAGCAGAGCGCGGCGACGGCGATGTTCGAGACCGGCATCAAGGTCATCGATCTGCTCGCACCGCTTGCCCAGGGCGGCAAGGCCGCCATGTTCGGGGGCGCGGGGGTGGGCAAGACCGTGCTGGTGATGGAACTCATCAACGCGATGGTCGCCCGCTACGAGGGTGTCTCAGTGTTCGCGGGCATCGGCGAGCGATCGCGCGAGGGCCATGAGCTGCTCACCGACATGCGCGGCTCGGGTGTGATCGACAAGACCGTGCTCGTTTTCGGGCAGATGAACGAGCCGCCGGGCGCGCGCTGGCGGGTCGGGCTGACCGCGCTCACCATCGCCGAACATTTCCGCGACGAGCAGAAGCGCAACGTCCTGCTGCTCATGGATAATGTGTTCCGCTTCGTCCAGGCCGGCAGCGAGGTGTCGGGCCTGCTTGGACGCATGCCTTCGCGCGTCGGCTATCAACCGACGCTGGCCAGCGAGGTGGCCGCGCTGCAGGAGCGCATCGCCTCTGTGCATGGGGCTGCGGTGACCGCGATCGAGGCGGTCTATGTGCCCGCCGACGATTTCACCGACCCGGCAGTCACCGCCATCTCCGCCCATCTCGACAGTTCCATTCTGCTCTCGCGCGCCATGGCGGCCGAAGGCATCTATCCCGCGGTGGATCCCTTGGAGTCCTCGTCGATCCTGCTCGATCCGCAGGTCGTGGGCGATCATCATTACGCGCTCGCCCAGCAGGCCCGCGAGACGATCGCGCATTATCGCGAGCTCCAGGACATCATCTCGCTGCTCGGCATCGAGGAACTGGGCCGCGAAGACCGGCTGATCGTCGGCAGGGCGCGGCGGCTCCAGCGCTTCCTGACCCAGCCTTTCATGGTGACCCAGGCCTTCACCGGACAGGCCGGCCGCTCGGTGGCGCTGGCTGATACCCTGAAGGGCGTCGCGGCCATCCTGTCGGGCGAGACCGACGACTGGCCCGAAAGCGCCTTCTACATGGTGGGCGATATTGAAGAGGCACGCTCTCGCGTGGGGCAGGGCGCATGA